A DNA window from Pseudarthrobacter sp. W1I19 contains the following coding sequences:
- a CDS encoding helix-turn-helix domain-containing protein, translating into MDKSTSALAVAIGGRVRQERQARGWTLDQLADAAGVSRRMVVNVEQGTANPSVGTLLRISDALGIGLPALVDAPRPKPVTVTRSGDGAALWSSAAGGRGVLVAGTESPDVVELWDWTLGAGDQHESEAHAPGTKELLQVRQGSLTVVVAGEAYVLEAGDALSFPGDVEHSYANDAQEPVNFSLAVFEPGVGSAHHKEGPDA; encoded by the coding sequence ATGGATAAAAGCACATCTGCCCTTGCCGTGGCCATCGGCGGCCGCGTACGCCAGGAACGGCAAGCACGGGGATGGACCCTCGACCAGCTCGCGGACGCCGCGGGCGTCAGCCGCCGCATGGTGGTCAACGTGGAGCAAGGCACCGCCAATCCCAGCGTGGGCACCCTGCTTCGGATCAGCGATGCGCTGGGCATTGGACTGCCGGCGCTGGTGGATGCCCCGCGGCCCAAGCCCGTGACCGTCACCCGGAGTGGTGACGGGGCTGCCCTGTGGAGTTCTGCCGCCGGCGGCCGCGGCGTGCTGGTGGCCGGAACGGAGTCACCGGATGTGGTGGAGCTGTGGGATTGGACGCTGGGCGCGGGTGACCAACATGAGAGCGAAGCCCACGCTCCGGGCACCAAGGAACTGCTTCAGGTCCGCCAAGGGTCCCTTACTGTGGTGGTGGCCGGCGAGGCCTATGTTCTCGAGGCCGGCGACGCCCTCTCCTTCCCTGGCGACGTGGAACACTCGTACGCCAATGACGCGCAGGAGCCGGTGAACTTCTCCCTGGCTGTCTTCGAACCGGGCGTGGGATCGGCGCATCACAAGGAGGGGCCTGATGCATGA
- a CDS encoding LacI family DNA-binding transcriptional regulator produces the protein MESAEQVQQPARSQRITAAMVAARAGVSTATVSLVANGKTAGRVSEDNISRVRDAIAELGYVVDGIGSSLAKGVSSIVILVAPDISNPFFAKVIAGVRESLGSQYQLLLSVTDAGEFPEADDVRRLMSLRPAGLLVDAPNAGFLEDLASPSPLVLLDAPGLAGYAPSVNLDVASGARELAAHLAEAGHREVAYVDSVTGTETFALRRDAFLDEAAARGLSVGAGRIISTTIDVGASAAAFANAWPAWQREGVTAVVCGTDTHAYGVLQEARVAGVRIPEELAVAGFDDLPYSATSNPGLTSVHLPATPLGLKAGEQLRLLMEGKPLEQNEVTLESSLVVRGSTAAAER, from the coding sequence ATGGAATCCGCGGAACAGGTGCAACAGCCGGCGCGTTCGCAGCGGATCACCGCGGCGATGGTTGCCGCCCGGGCCGGCGTCTCCACGGCCACTGTCTCGCTGGTGGCCAACGGCAAGACGGCGGGCCGCGTCTCCGAGGACAACATTTCCCGGGTGCGCGACGCTATCGCCGAACTTGGCTATGTGGTGGACGGCATCGGCAGTTCGCTGGCCAAGGGCGTGAGCTCGATTGTGATCCTGGTGGCGCCGGATATCTCCAACCCGTTCTTCGCCAAAGTAATTGCCGGGGTCCGCGAGTCCCTGGGCTCCCAGTACCAGCTGCTGCTCTCCGTCACGGACGCGGGCGAGTTCCCCGAGGCCGACGACGTCCGGCGGCTCATGTCGCTTCGTCCGGCCGGGCTCCTGGTGGACGCACCCAACGCAGGCTTCCTCGAGGACCTTGCGTCGCCGTCGCCCCTGGTGCTGCTGGACGCCCCCGGGCTGGCGGGATATGCGCCGTCCGTCAACCTGGACGTGGCCAGCGGAGCGCGGGAACTGGCGGCGCACCTGGCGGAAGCCGGGCACCGGGAAGTGGCGTATGTGGACAGCGTCACCGGCACTGAGACCTTCGCCCTCCGGCGCGACGCCTTCCTGGACGAGGCCGCCGCCCGGGGCCTCAGCGTGGGTGCGGGCCGGATCATCAGCACCACTATCGACGTCGGCGCATCGGCTGCCGCATTCGCCAATGCCTGGCCGGCGTGGCAGCGCGAGGGGGTGACCGCCGTCGTCTGCGGTACTGATACGCACGCCTATGGCGTACTGCAGGAGGCGCGCGTGGCCGGGGTGCGGATTCCGGAGGAACTGGCGGTGGCCGGCTTCGATGACCTCCCCTATTCGGCCACGAGCAATCCCGGCCTCACCAGCGTCCATCTGCCGGCCACTCCCCTGGGCCTGAAGGCTGGCGAGCAGCTGCGCCTGCTGATGGAGGGGAAGCCGCTGGAGCAGAACGAGGTCACGCTGGAGAGTTCACTGGTGGTGCGTGGCTCCACGGCTGCCGCGGAACGCTGA
- a CDS encoding DMT family transporter yields MTQRSDSFSIPVPPWGLAVTAILSVQLGSALSVNMIETVGPAGTAWLRLSMGAVILLVIGRPPLRSIRRQDVLPLLGLGVTTGVMTVGFLAAVEHIHLGTAVAIEFLGPLTVAALRSHNRKALAWPALALVGVVLLTQPWQGDFNLVGVAWAALAAVGWGFYILLTQRIGDRFTGIGALTLTVPIAAVAAAVVGIPQAAGHLSLDILAAAAGLAILLPVLPFALEMLALRRMTPTAFGTLMALEPAVGVLLGLLILHQQPSAVQVVGILLVVFAGAAAQRGGRRPRKEQEASPADLDFVG; encoded by the coding sequence ATGACCCAGCGAAGCGACTCATTTAGCATCCCGGTCCCGCCGTGGGGGCTGGCGGTCACGGCGATCCTGTCGGTCCAGCTGGGCTCGGCCCTGTCCGTGAACATGATTGAAACTGTGGGACCCGCCGGAACTGCGTGGTTGCGCCTGAGCATGGGCGCGGTCATTCTCCTGGTGATCGGGCGCCCGCCGCTGCGCTCCATCCGGCGTCAGGATGTGCTCCCGCTGCTGGGCCTCGGGGTTACCACGGGGGTGATGACCGTAGGGTTCCTCGCCGCGGTGGAGCACATCCATCTGGGCACCGCCGTCGCGATCGAATTCCTCGGTCCGTTGACGGTGGCTGCCCTTCGCAGCCATAACCGCAAGGCCCTCGCCTGGCCCGCTTTGGCGCTGGTGGGCGTGGTGTTGCTCACCCAGCCGTGGCAGGGCGATTTCAACCTGGTCGGTGTGGCGTGGGCTGCGCTGGCCGCCGTCGGCTGGGGCTTCTACATCCTGCTGACGCAACGGATCGGCGACCGGTTCACCGGCATCGGCGCGCTCACGCTCACCGTGCCCATCGCCGCAGTGGCGGCCGCCGTCGTCGGGATTCCCCAGGCCGCCGGGCACCTCAGCCTGGACATCCTGGCCGCCGCGGCCGGGCTGGCCATCCTGCTGCCGGTGCTCCCGTTCGCCCTGGAAATGCTGGCGCTGCGCAGGATGACGCCCACCGCGTTCGGAACGCTGATGGCCCTTGAACCCGCCGTCGGCGTCCTCCTGGGGCTGCTCATCCTGCATCAGCAGCCGTCGGCCGTCCAGGTTGTGGGGATCCTGCTGGTGGTCTTCGCCGGGGCAGCCGCCCAGCGCGGTGGCCGTCGGCCGCGTAAGGAGCAGGAAGCCAGCCCGGCCGACCTCGATTTCGTGGGCTGA
- a CDS encoding B3/4 domain-containing protein: MHDTQVLQEFLAGAWVDSAVFSLRPDYRAVLLAVDGLVPGASDQASEELLQEAETAARAALDGRAVEELPHVAAWRETYKAFGAKPQRTRNSLEALLRRAASGLPRVNRLTDLYNAVSVLHQVPLGAGTGARAAAPSSAMAPPRHCSFWTPLSQ, from the coding sequence ATGCATGACACCCAGGTGCTCCAGGAATTTTTGGCTGGCGCGTGGGTTGATTCCGCCGTCTTCTCGCTGCGGCCCGACTACCGGGCCGTCCTGCTGGCGGTGGACGGGCTGGTCCCTGGCGCCAGTGATCAGGCCAGCGAAGAACTGCTGCAGGAAGCGGAAACAGCAGCCCGCGCAGCACTCGATGGCAGGGCGGTGGAGGAACTTCCGCATGTGGCTGCCTGGCGTGAGACGTACAAGGCCTTCGGGGCCAAACCGCAGCGGACGCGCAACAGCCTGGAGGCACTTCTCCGCCGGGCAGCTTCCGGCCTGCCGCGGGTGAACCGGCTCACCGACCTTTACAACGCGGTCTCGGTGCTTCACCAGGTTCCGCTGGGCGCTGGAACTGGCGCCAGGGCCGCCGCACCCAGCTCCGCGATGGCACCACCAAGGCACTGTTCATTCTGGACGCCCTTGAGCCAATGA
- a CDS encoding TetR/AcrR family transcriptional regulator, translating into MPTSKPRGQYAKGAERREQIIRTATDVFATEGFEGAALKRVAELVGVKEATLFHYFRGKQELLTAVLAERDRRGMEAAGGEAGLRLLAPVAERNRKEPGLTTLYAVASATANDPGHDSHAYFQDRYALLVSELGADILRRQEAGEVRSDVPAEMLARLVIAAFDGLQLQWLYDKNVDMANGLTQLIDVLMAPPSGAS; encoded by the coding sequence ATGCCAACATCCAAGCCGCGGGGCCAGTACGCCAAGGGAGCGGAGCGCCGGGAGCAGATCATCAGGACGGCCACGGATGTCTTTGCCACAGAAGGGTTCGAAGGCGCGGCCTTGAAGCGCGTAGCCGAGCTCGTGGGAGTCAAGGAAGCAACGCTCTTCCACTACTTCCGCGGGAAACAGGAACTGCTGACAGCCGTCCTGGCGGAACGGGACCGGCGGGGCATGGAGGCAGCAGGGGGCGAGGCTGGACTGCGGCTCCTCGCGCCCGTGGCGGAGCGCAACCGGAAGGAACCGGGCCTCACCACCCTCTACGCAGTGGCTTCAGCCACGGCAAACGATCCCGGGCACGATTCCCACGCCTATTTCCAAGACCGTTACGCCCTGCTGGTGTCGGAACTGGGTGCGGATATCCTCCGACGGCAGGAGGCGGGTGAAGTGCGCAGTGACGTGCCGGCGGAGATGCTGGCGCGGCTCGTCATTGCGGCTTTTGACGGGCTGCAACTGCAGTGGCTGTATGACAAAAACGTTGACATGGCCAATGGCCTGACCCAGCTCATCGACGTGCTGATGGCGCCGCCCTCAGGGGCCAGCTAG
- a CDS encoding beta-glucosidase — MNTLSPAVTAPPAGSPDAEARIRELAESLPLEQQIQLLTGADVWATHALPAIGLSRVVLSDGPSGVRGEDFDERHDSISLPSSSALSATWSVETARKYGQVLGQEARRKGVHAVLGPTINLHRSPLGGRHFECMSEDPRLTAVMAAGYVAGVQSMGVGATPKHYLANEAETERFTADSVVDERPLRELYLAAFEDAIIEARAWLVMSSYNSINGTTASENKLLETPLSTEWGFDGVVVSDWTGVRSVEAANAHQDLEMPGPVGHWGPKLLAAVEDGRVSRAAILEKVVRILRLAARVGSLDGFAPAVTDLPAQLNGAAVARDVAVRGAVLVRNQDGLLPLDAAQLGSIAVSGHNAQEARTQGGGSATVMPRYTVSPLDGLRAALPANADVSYVRGAKVAEGLQPFPRASLWNHVSGVPGMRVSFLAADGSVISGEDRLASHLIWFGVGIPEGAAAIRMAAEWTAETAGIHHLGVGTVGQIRLSLDGSEVFNGAIEDDTDVLGAALFDPPKTVHPIETAAGQSVRIEAEYQLPREQVIPFTAILLGEETVVADPQSEIDAAVAAARESDVAVVVVGTSAAIESEGFDRKTLDLPGFQNQLVEAVAAVNPRTIVVVNSGSPVLMPWLDKVGAVLLGWFGGQEFGSAIADILLGAEEPGGRLPTTWPATLEDVPVLNTTPVDGKVVYSEGIHVGYRAWLKQEAAGGAAPALPFGFGLGYTTFELGTAHAPQYVTAGQDVVVHVPVRNTGNRTGREVVQVYLDRPDSAVERPVRWLAGFADIHLAPGGAGSVEVRVTAKAFAHYDGGWNFEQGTFRLLVGRHAADDFQALDIELR; from the coding sequence ATGAACACCCTGTCCCCGGCCGTGACCGCTCCGCCCGCAGGCTCACCGGATGCCGAGGCGCGCATCCGCGAACTGGCCGAAAGCCTCCCCCTGGAACAGCAGATCCAGCTGCTGACGGGTGCGGATGTCTGGGCCACGCACGCCCTCCCCGCCATCGGACTCTCCCGTGTGGTGCTCTCCGACGGCCCGTCCGGCGTCAGGGGCGAAGACTTCGACGAGCGGCACGACTCCATTTCCCTGCCGTCGTCGTCCGCCCTGTCTGCCACGTGGAGCGTCGAAACGGCCCGCAAGTACGGCCAGGTGCTGGGCCAGGAAGCCCGCCGCAAGGGCGTCCATGCCGTCCTGGGTCCCACCATCAACCTGCACCGTTCACCGCTGGGCGGCCGCCACTTCGAGTGCATGAGCGAAGACCCCCGGCTCACCGCCGTGATGGCCGCCGGCTACGTGGCCGGCGTCCAGTCCATGGGCGTGGGCGCAACGCCCAAGCACTACCTGGCCAACGAGGCCGAAACGGAGCGCTTCACCGCAGACTCCGTTGTTGACGAGCGTCCGCTGCGCGAGCTCTACCTCGCCGCGTTCGAGGACGCCATCATCGAGGCGCGCGCCTGGCTGGTGATGAGCTCCTACAACTCCATCAACGGCACCACCGCCAGCGAAAACAAACTGCTGGAAACGCCGCTGTCCACGGAATGGGGCTTCGACGGCGTTGTGGTCTCGGACTGGACGGGCGTCCGCTCCGTGGAGGCCGCCAACGCCCACCAGGACCTGGAAATGCCCGGCCCGGTAGGCCACTGGGGCCCCAAACTGCTCGCCGCCGTCGAGGACGGGCGGGTGAGCCGGGCCGCCATCCTGGAAAAGGTGGTCCGCATCCTGCGCCTTGCTGCCCGCGTGGGCTCGCTTGATGGCTTCGCTCCTGCCGTCACCGACCTTCCCGCCCAGCTCAACGGCGCGGCCGTGGCCCGGGACGTTGCTGTCCGCGGCGCCGTGCTGGTCCGGAACCAGGACGGGCTCCTCCCACTGGACGCGGCACAATTGGGCAGCATTGCTGTCTCCGGCCACAACGCCCAGGAAGCCCGCACCCAGGGCGGCGGCAGCGCCACGGTGATGCCCAGGTACACCGTCTCGCCGCTGGACGGGCTGCGTGCCGCCCTTCCAGCCAACGCGGACGTCAGCTACGTCCGTGGCGCCAAGGTGGCCGAAGGACTCCAGCCTTTCCCGCGCGCTTCCCTGTGGAACCATGTGTCCGGGGTGCCCGGAATGCGTGTTTCCTTCCTCGCCGCCGACGGCTCGGTGATCTCGGGGGAGGACCGGCTTGCCTCGCATTTGATCTGGTTCGGGGTGGGCATTCCTGAGGGTGCCGCCGCAATCCGGATGGCGGCCGAGTGGACCGCGGAGACGGCCGGCATCCACCACCTCGGCGTGGGCACCGTGGGGCAGATCCGGCTCTCACTGGATGGATCCGAGGTCTTCAACGGAGCGATCGAGGATGACACGGATGTCCTCGGCGCCGCCCTCTTTGACCCGCCCAAGACGGTCCACCCCATCGAAACCGCAGCCGGACAGAGCGTCCGGATAGAGGCGGAGTACCAGTTGCCCCGCGAGCAGGTCATCCCGTTCACAGCCATCCTGCTGGGCGAGGAAACGGTTGTTGCGGATCCGCAATCGGAAATCGACGCCGCCGTGGCCGCAGCACGGGAATCAGATGTTGCCGTAGTGGTGGTTGGCACCAGCGCAGCCATTGAATCCGAAGGTTTCGACCGCAAGACCCTGGACCTCCCGGGTTTCCAGAACCAGCTCGTCGAGGCGGTCGCTGCAGTCAACCCCCGCACCATCGTGGTGGTCAATTCCGGCTCGCCGGTCCTCATGCCCTGGCTGGACAAGGTTGGCGCCGTGCTGCTGGGCTGGTTCGGCGGGCAGGAATTCGGCTCAGCCATCGCGGACATCCTGCTGGGAGCAGAGGAGCCGGGCGGTCGCCTCCCCACCACCTGGCCCGCCACGCTGGAAGATGTTCCCGTCCTGAACACCACGCCGGTTGACGGCAAAGTGGTCTACTCGGAGGGGATCCACGTGGGCTACCGCGCCTGGCTGAAGCAGGAAGCTGCCGGGGGTGCCGCTCCTGCCCTGCCGTTCGGTTTCGGGCTGGGCTACACCACCTTCGAGCTGGGAACAGCACACGCGCCGCAGTACGTCACTGCCGGGCAGGACGTAGTGGTTCATGTCCCCGTCCGAAACACCGGCAACCGCACCGGCCGGGAAGTGGTGCAGGTTTACCTGGACCGCCCGGATTCCGCGGTGGAGCGACCGGTCCGCTGGCTCGCCGGTTTTGCCGACATCCACCTTGCTCCCGGCGGCGCGGGCTCAGTTGAGGTCCGTGTTACTGCCAAGGCATTCGCCCATTACGACGGCGGCTGGAATTTCGAGCAGGGCACGTTCCGGCTCCTGGTGGGCCGCCACGCAGCCGACGACTTCCAGGCGCTGGACATCGAACTGCGCTAA
- a CDS encoding MFS transporter has product MAEKTISQDPAASAAGGALASSNAGTAVSSPDWPAKAPRAYVIGMPIASAGLWMAVLAPALVVLAIKVAEITTPDTRAGALSLVAGVGALVALLANPFFGRLSDRTTSRFGMRKPWIVGGSLIGLASLFLLGSATDVNGVLLAWVLTQLSFNAALAALVATLPDQAAPAERGRLSGLIGMTLPVGLVAAAFLAQLFDNALQMAVVPGIIGTVLAIAFAFTFKDRVLTDKPVPLNMREILGSFYFNPRAYPGLGWAWFTKFLVYIGYCASLLYLPYFFIDHLKVAEADVTALVFQATLVSSAGTVLTSLAGGWISDRIGKRKALVIASAIIIMLGLIVIATSTTTSQVLVGQGIAGLGLGCFGAVDVALIADLLPANQSENAKTFGVFNIAQALPQSLVPAIAFPVITLGGYPALFIGGAVVGIIGAVLVTRIKGVK; this is encoded by the coding sequence GTGGCCGAAAAGACCATTTCCCAGGATCCCGCTGCTTCTGCGGCCGGCGGTGCCCTGGCCAGCAGCAACGCAGGCACCGCCGTCAGTTCACCGGATTGGCCTGCAAAGGCCCCCCGTGCCTACGTCATCGGCATGCCCATCGCAAGCGCAGGACTTTGGATGGCCGTGCTGGCACCCGCACTCGTGGTGCTTGCCATCAAGGTTGCTGAAATCACCACCCCGGATACACGGGCAGGCGCATTGAGCTTGGTGGCGGGCGTCGGAGCCCTGGTGGCACTGCTGGCCAATCCGTTCTTCGGCAGGCTCAGCGACCGCACCACCTCGAGGTTCGGCATGCGCAAGCCCTGGATCGTCGGTGGTTCGCTCATCGGCCTGGCATCGCTGTTCCTGCTGGGGTCGGCCACGGACGTCAACGGCGTGCTGCTTGCCTGGGTGTTGACGCAGCTCAGCTTCAACGCTGCCCTCGCGGCGTTGGTGGCCACCCTTCCTGACCAGGCGGCCCCCGCTGAGCGCGGACGCCTGTCCGGCCTGATCGGGATGACCCTTCCCGTTGGCCTGGTTGCCGCCGCATTCCTGGCGCAGCTCTTCGACAATGCACTGCAGATGGCCGTGGTGCCCGGCATTATCGGCACCGTACTGGCCATCGCCTTCGCCTTTACCTTCAAGGACCGGGTCCTCACGGACAAGCCCGTTCCCCTGAACATGAGGGAGATCCTGGGTTCCTTCTACTTCAACCCGCGCGCCTACCCGGGGCTGGGCTGGGCCTGGTTCACCAAGTTCCTGGTCTACATCGGCTACTGCGCCAGCCTGCTGTACCTGCCGTACTTCTTCATCGACCACCTCAAGGTGGCCGAAGCGGACGTCACCGCCCTGGTGTTCCAGGCCACCCTCGTCAGTTCCGCAGGCACCGTCCTCACCAGTCTGGCCGGCGGGTGGATCAGCGACCGGATCGGCAAGCGCAAGGCCCTGGTCATCGCCTCGGCAATCATCATCATGCTCGGCCTGATCGTCATCGCCACCAGCACCACCACCAGCCAGGTCCTCGTTGGCCAAGGCATCGCCGGTCTGGGTCTCGGCTGCTTCGGCGCAGTGGACGTCGCCCTCATCGCCGACCTCCTGCCGGCCAACCAGAGCGAGAACGCGAAGACATTCGGCGTCTTCAACATCGCCCAGGCCCTGCCCCAGTCCCTCGTACCCGCCATCGCCTTCCCCGTGATCACCCTTGGCGGCTACCCGGCCCTCTTCATCGGCGGGGCCGTCGTCGGCATCATCGGCGCAGTCCTCGTCACCCGCATCAAAGGAGTCAAATAA
- a CDS encoding GTP pyrophosphokinase family protein has translation MPSNWENLDADLRESVQRNVEIYERVRPALKLVTRDVLLLMRDMLKDSEVTPLFVTGRTKTVESFKEKISRIEEPLEPGGPPVLKFPDPFRTLNDMVGIRVITKLPAENAAVANIIKRQRQLFDCRGDREKDIGSIESGTYGYSSRHLILRTIQNEAVKEYQQVFNPDAQPNGSYFFECQIRTIFAHAWSEIEHDIRFKAEDPRAWTPHFDRQFTATAAMLETVETAFADLHERYEEVRSFWDTEGEGAAPLTPNRIRDVWRTLLPHVDRKVDDDWGWAAELLAAHGLNQTMQLAGLLSANRITEVRKALDHRYSPGPDRLLDDLLLWQYGTKHIDLTAEAPDAVPHPRRDSLLRRLKQIERYRLTKK, from the coding sequence ATGCCAAGTAACTGGGAGAACCTGGACGCGGACCTGCGCGAGTCCGTGCAGCGGAACGTGGAGATCTACGAACGCGTCCGGCCTGCCCTGAAACTGGTCACGCGGGATGTCCTGCTGCTGATGCGGGACATGCTCAAGGACAGCGAGGTCACCCCGCTGTTTGTCACCGGACGCACCAAAACCGTGGAATCGTTCAAGGAGAAGATCTCCCGGATTGAGGAGCCGCTGGAACCGGGCGGCCCGCCGGTCCTGAAATTCCCGGACCCGTTCCGAACCTTGAATGACATGGTGGGCATCCGGGTCATTACCAAGCTGCCGGCGGAGAATGCAGCGGTGGCCAACATCATCAAGCGCCAGCGCCAGCTGTTCGACTGCCGAGGGGACCGGGAAAAGGACATCGGCTCCATCGAGTCCGGCACGTACGGGTATTCAAGCCGGCACCTGATCCTGCGGACCATCCAGAACGAGGCCGTGAAGGAATACCAGCAGGTCTTCAACCCGGATGCCCAGCCCAATGGCAGCTACTTTTTCGAGTGCCAGATCCGCACGATTTTCGCGCACGCGTGGAGCGAGATCGAGCACGATATCCGGTTCAAAGCCGAGGACCCGCGTGCCTGGACCCCGCACTTCGACCGGCAGTTCACCGCGACTGCCGCGATGCTGGAAACGGTGGAAACCGCTTTTGCCGACCTGCATGAGCGGTATGAGGAAGTGCGCAGTTTCTGGGACACCGAGGGCGAGGGCGCGGCGCCGCTGACGCCCAACCGGATCCGGGACGTGTGGCGCACCCTGCTCCCGCACGTGGACCGTAAAGTGGACGACGATTGGGGCTGGGCCGCGGAGCTACTCGCCGCGCATGGCCTCAACCAGACCATGCAGCTGGCAGGGCTGCTCAGCGCCAACCGCATCACGGAGGTGCGGAAAGCCCTGGACCACCGCTACTCCCCCGGCCCGGACCGGCTGCTCGATGACCTGCTGCTGTGGCAGTACGGCACCAAACACATCGACCTCACCGCGGAAGCGCCCGACGCCGTCCCGCACCCCCGGCGCGACAGCCTCCTGCGGCGGCTCAAGCAGATTGAGCGGTACAGGCTGACGAAGAAGTAG
- a CDS encoding nucleoside hydrolase, translating into MENIVDPKPRKKIILDCDPGHDDAVALLLAHGNPDIDLLAVTTVVGNQTLEKVTRNALAVGTIAGITGVPFAAGCGRPLVRSIETAPDIHGESGMDGPALPESTIGLDPRHAVDLIIDTVMAHEQGTVTLVPTAGLTNIAMAARKEPRIVERVKEVVLMGGGYHVGNWSAVAEFNIIIDPEAAHIVFNEKWPVVMVGLDLTHQALATPDVVEKIAAIGTKPAKFVTELMDFFAHTYKDAQGFDFPPVHDPCAVAYVIDPSIVSTRKVPVNIELQGTLTLGMTVADFRAPAPADCHTSVAVDLDHERFWNLVTDALERIGEPGSGDINSSGKAADVVRPERTDVVVGGVK; encoded by the coding sequence GTGGAGAACATCGTGGACCCCAAACCCCGCAAGAAGATCATTCTTGACTGCGACCCCGGGCATGACGACGCTGTGGCGTTGCTGCTCGCGCACGGCAACCCGGACATCGACCTGCTGGCCGTCACCACCGTGGTGGGAAACCAGACCCTCGAAAAAGTCACCCGCAACGCCCTGGCCGTGGGCACCATCGCCGGCATCACCGGCGTTCCCTTCGCCGCCGGGTGCGGCCGTCCCCTTGTCCGCAGCATCGAGACCGCCCCGGACATCCACGGCGAGTCCGGCATGGACGGCCCCGCCCTCCCCGAGTCCACCATCGGGTTGGACCCGCGCCACGCCGTCGACCTCATCATCGACACCGTGATGGCCCACGAACAAGGCACCGTCACCCTGGTTCCCACCGCAGGCCTGACCAACATCGCCATGGCCGCCCGCAAGGAACCCCGCATCGTGGAACGCGTGAAGGAAGTTGTCCTGATGGGCGGCGGCTACCACGTGGGCAACTGGAGCGCCGTGGCCGAGTTCAACATCATCATCGATCCCGAGGCCGCGCACATTGTCTTCAACGAGAAGTGGCCCGTGGTGATGGTGGGCCTGGACTTGACTCACCAGGCGCTCGCCACCCCGGACGTGGTGGAAAAGATCGCGGCCATCGGCACCAAGCCTGCCAAGTTCGTCACCGAGCTCATGGACTTCTTCGCCCACACCTACAAAGACGCCCAGGGCTTCGACTTCCCGCCCGTCCACGATCCCTGCGCCGTGGCCTACGTAATCGACCCCAGCATCGTCAGCACCCGCAAAGTGCCGGTCAACATCGAACTTCAGGGCACCCTGACGCTCGGCATGACGGTGGCCGACTTCCGCGCCCCCGCGCCGGCCGACTGCCACACCAGCGTCGCCGTGGACCTGGACCACGAACGGTTCTGGAACCTGGTCACCGACGCGCTGGAACGCATCGGCGAACCCGGCAGCGGCGACATAAACAGCAGCGG